The Mytilus galloprovincialis chromosome 7, xbMytGall1.hap1.1, whole genome shotgun sequence genome has a window encoding:
- the LOC143081880 gene encoding xylosyltransferase oxt-like produces the protein MENNRCLLHCKELDYMYSGTQKTRECWCGDDPYQYGPADVSDCNDQCIGDSEQICGGAWRLSVYATGYLPFKKGQIQYQLVSNSSILTTPPNQILTSKSKVECALYCEISGNCKVFVISTETGECSLYNRYTVMCEGVQHEQGFQVYMMK, from the exons ATGGAAAACAACAGGTGCTTGCTTCACTGTAAAGAGCTGGATTACATGTACTCTGGAACACAG AAAACTCGGGAATGTTGGTGTGGTGATGACCCTTACCAGTATGGCCCTGCTGATGTTAGCGATTGTAATGATCAGTGCATTGGCGATTCTGAACAGATATGTGGGGGTGCATGGAGGTTATCAGTGTATGCCACAG GATATCTACCCTTTAAAAAGGGACAAATTCAGTATCAGTTAGTCTCAAATAGCAGTATACTTACAACACCGCCCAACCAGATCCTGACATCAAAAAGTAAAGTTGAATGTGCTCTATATTGCGAAATATCTGGCAACTGTAAAGTGTTCGTAATTTCCACAGAAACAGGAGAGTGCAGTTTGTATAATAGGTACACTGTTATGTGTGAAGGAGTCCAGCAT